Proteins from a genomic interval of Danio rerio strain Tuebingen ecotype United States chromosome 4, GRCz12tu, whole genome shotgun sequence:
- the cdkn1ba gene encoding cyclin-dependent kinase inhibitor 1Ba translates to MSKVRVSNGSPTLERVDPRQADHGKPPVCRSLFGAVDRQEFAKDVREQMREIERASAEKWNYDFAENRPLAPGDYEWQEVDADEVPDFYTRPPRVKRPSSAGTVDHNGNHDYFLTAPSPSPESGAGNSERADAGNRSLSTPRKRPSTEDQDDLRRSKRPSVHASEADPCPDATSSLERAPCEPDPKT, encoded by the exons ATGTCAAAAGTGCGCGTCTCCAATGGAAGTCCGACGCTGGAGCGAGTGGACCCCAGGCAGGCGGATCACGGCAAGCCGCCTGTCTGCCGAAGTCTCTTCGGCGCCGTGGACCGCCAAGAGTTCGCCAAGGATGTACGGGAGCAAATGCGGGAGATCGAGAGAGCGTCCGCGGAAAAGTGGAATTACGACTTCGCCGAAAACCGACCGCTCGCGCCGGGCGACTACGAGTGGCAGGAGGTGGACGCCGACGAAGTGCCGGACTTTTACACCAGACCCCCTCGCGTAAAACGGCCCTCTTCGGCCGGGACTGTGGATCATAACGGGAACCACGATTATTTCTTGACGGCTCCCTCTCCGTCCCCGGAGAGCGGAGCGGGGAACTCCGAACGCGCGGACGCCGGGAACCGCTCGCTCAGCACGCCGAGGAAACGACCGTCGACGGAAGATCAGG ATGATCTTCGCCGAAGCAAAAGACCCAGCGTCCACGCGAGCGAGGCCGACCCCTGTCCGGACGCGACGAGCTCGCTCGAGCGCGCTCCCTGCGAACCGGACCCCAAAACGTAA
- the cdpf1 gene encoding cysteine-rich DPF motif domain-containing protein 1 isoform X2, whose amino-acid sequence MVGKWLKGLLEECFGIKDPFSPEREKFLILGSKCSLCSKTVCVGTDCSLFYTKRFCLPCVREHLDQFPEQVQNELLRKKSVQKSTSS is encoded by the exons gcTCTTGGAGGAATGTTTTGGCATAAAGGACCCCTTCAGCCCAGAGAGAGAGAAGTTTCTGATTTTAGGATCCAAGTGCTCTCTGTGCAGCAAGACTGTGTGTGTGGGAACG GACTGCAGTTTGTTCTACACCAAGCGCTTCTGCTTGCCTTGTGTGCGGGAGCACCTCGATCAGTTTCCAGAGCAGGTTCAGAACGAGCTGCTGAGGAAGAAGAGCGTCCAGAAGAGCACGTCCTCATGA